The segment GTCTCCCGCATTCCAAGGAAGTTTATCGAATAAATGGTCATTGTGATCAAGATGTGGTACTCCTGTTGGAATATGGTTGCTCTCAAAGACCAGAAGTGAAGCGCACCAGGCATCTCTCTCTGAGTTAGCAGAAAACTCTCCATAGAGTCTGAAAGGACGATCAGATAGTTGAGTAGCTAGCTGTAAATGACCTGGACAGCAGTGGAAGTCACCTGGTGCCCTAGCCAGGTAACATCCCAACATTGCACAGAAGTGATCTTGATCTTCTAGCGATGATCTGTAGGcctgaaaatatgaaaaacaaaactcCTTAAACCATAATCCCTAGTATAATCTTGCAAAACATCAAATCAAATCCCTGGAAACTCTCTAAAGATTCACCGAAACCGATTGTAATGGAAGAGAAACGTGAATATAgataaacataaagaaaacGAGAAACTCTGTAAAGATTCGCATATATTGAAACCGATGAATGTGAACATACCAATATGAAAGAAAGCAAATCGATCACTTAATCTTTCGCGAGGTTTCCGAGATTATCTATCGCAATCTGGGATGTAAAATCCCTAATCTATGGAAACTTCTTCCTGAGATCGCGAGAGAGATTACCGCCATATCAGTGAAATCAAATCGATCACTTAATCTTTCGAGAGGTTTCCGAGATCATCTATCACAATCTGAGATGTAAAATCCCTAATCTATGGAAACTTCTTCCTGAGATCGCGAGAGAGATTACCGCCATATCAGTGAAATCAAATCGATCACTTAATCTTTCGAGAGGTTTCCGAGATCATCTATCACAATCTGAGATGTAAAATCCCTAATCTATGGAAACTTCTTCCTGAGATCGCGAGAGAGATTACCGCCATATCAGTGAAATCAAATCGATCACTTAATCTTTCGAGAGGTTTCCGAGATCATCTATCACAATCTGAGATGTAAAATCCCTAATCTATGGAAACTTCTTCCTGAGATCGCGAGAGAGATTACCGCCATATCCGTTCGGATGGTGAGAGAGATTCGCGAGCGAGCGAGAGAGATTGGGATTGATGTGGGAGAGAGATCCGCGAGCGATTGGGACTGATGTGGGAGAGAGATTCGCGAGCGATTCTGTTATGTGGGAGAGAGATTCGCGAGCGATTGGGACTGATGTGGGAGAGAGATTCTGATCAATTctgtttagtatttttatacCAAAGGTTTTAATTGGCATTGGGCTCCGTCTGTCAATATGGGCTAAGGTAACCTGCAAAAGCCTGTTTAGTGAAACGATGCCGTTTAACTTCGTTACAGAGGCTAAAGCAGCTAAGTGAGTCCAATATTAtgcaaagaaagaaataataataataataaaaaactaaaccaaaatcatAAACAGATTCAGCCAAACCGAGTAcggttaaaattaaaaactgatTTATGGTACTATCAAcaacaacatatttttatatttcatctaattatatctactaataatagcaatcctaattaattccaaaagttgtgtcttttcaacttaaatattgcattttttaaataaattattaaaatgtataaaaaggtgttttttcataaaaatatgtcttttcatataaaatttatatagttttttaaaagattGTAAAAGGTataaaaatgtatcttttatcatatttttttataattttttaaaaagttatcttttgtctaaaatatgttttttattttcaaaatataaatagtcaaTTTCCATAAATATCTCATTTTCATGTTCATTAAGTGAAAAGATGCAAATGAAAATGCGCAATTATAAGGACACAAATGaaaagttgtttttaaaaagacaCAAATGAAAAGGTGTGATCAAAAGGATACAATggacatctatatatatacatgggTGATGATGGTTGTGTGTAAGTTTTTAGTGTTGGTAACAACAATAATGCAAATCAACAGACACTAGAAAGTAATCATGGAGGATAGATTTGTGATTTTCTCCATAAAAAATCACTTAAGTTAGTTTCTTTCTTATTCTCTAATAAAGTATTaagattgaataaaaataaaactagattatggttttagaaaaatttcactatataaatCACAAAAGTTAGTTTAATTCATTGTAAAttaattaaagtaaataaaaggaTTATGGTTGCTTAAATGTACGGTATTTGTTAAGTATGCCTTCATGATCCATATTGTTGCTGTGGGATCCAAGGTGAACGAGCTTGGAGCCGGGTCTTGCTGCAGCTGCAGGCGGTTAACAGACGATCACCACACAGTATGCTCTCCTTATTATGCTTGCAAGCGTGCTTGTATTAGTCTTGGTCAGAAACAAATAACAGACTACACGGAAACATCTTCTCCTCTTCAGATGTACTAATCCACAAGATTGACAGACAAATGAGAGACATGATCCTATCCCTACGTACTGTAAACCAGACTACCTCGTCCTCAATGATGCAGCAATGGTTAAGCTGATGGCTCCTTCCTCTCTTCTCCATCGCCTCACCGATGATCACCTATCCAGACGCTTCGGTTCTACTCCGTTATTTCCAATGTATTGCTTGGGCTTTAGGGCTAAGTTATGATAACTGATGTGGGTCATTACTGGGCTGTAGAACAAACTAAAGTCAAAGAGCTTGTAATCTTTTCTTTCCCTTATGCTTTTAATACGAAAAatgagttcaaaaaaaaaaaattgtaatgttcATAAACTCAGTTATGTAACATAGCACATGCATGGTTTTTTGAACTTCATGAACTTCATAAACCAGTAAAAGTGAAACGTTTGTTACATTTACGTGAttaaaactaatcatattttgttttaagagGATCAAGCATGTACTTGAAATTGTTTTTGTCCTGCGGTGTAATTTGTCCAGAAAATATAATCGAATGGTTACAATTTAGTTTAAGATGAGGGTACGACGTCATCAGTTTACTTTATCAATCGACGTTGTAATTTCACCAAGTCACAACCCCTCGTAGGCACACTCGGCTTTTAAGAGTCGAATCTTTTCAAACTGTTATAAATCGAAACGATTGTATAGGTTAATAGATTTATTTGAGGTTTTTTCCCATTATCTCCTTCGCTTCTTGTCTCTGTTTCTTTGCCATTTTTTCCCAACGAACTTGTTTTCTCCACCCTCTCTCGTTTTAAGATTATGTCACCCTCGTATTCTGTCTCCGTTGAGTTTCTGTATTTCTAATCTATTTCTTTACAAATACCGTCTCGTATGAGTTTTTGTGAGTTTActgtctctcttcttttctaaaaagaaaaattcgaTTATGTCATTGTCCAATCTATTTCCCTACAATTACTCAGTTTGGTGTCCATAATCAGATTCAGAAGATCTCTATTGGATCGAGATGAGTTTTACGGTAAGATCGAGAGCATGAACGTGTTCTATTGGTTCCAAAACCACAAAGCTAGGGAAAGACAAAAGCGCCTGTAAAATCTCCACCGTCGACTTTGATCATCGTCAAGACACAAACCTTTCTCTTCCTCATCGACATAACCCACGTAAAGGATAATAACGATCTGTATATGCTAAacgtgattttttttctattagaAACTTCTGAAGTCTGTGAAAAAGAGGAGAAGGTGATAGAGACGTTGCAACTCTTCCCGTTGTCGAACGTGGAAAGAGCCGGAGAAAAATTACTGCTGCGAGCCACAATGAATACATAAGAGAGAAGGTCAATACAAACGTGTTTTCTACATACTCATCGTATGGAGCTGATATGGAACATCCACCTTTAATTTGGATCTTTGCTTGAGTTTTTTATGAGTTGGGTTTTATATCAAAGGTTCTTGtggatgaaaaaaaatgaagaccGACACCCAATATGTGTACTTAGGGCATCCGCATTGGTGAACCCCTTTTGGGGTTCATaaggtttttttattattttttggtgggACCATAAATAGTTGTGAACTTCTATCGATTGTGTTCCTGCATTGGTGAACCTGCAGAAGGGGttcatagaaataaaataatatattttttttaaatcttttcactatattgaaaataaatgaataaaatataataagttttaaaatattcaatacaTTAAGAATTGATTACATTaatcaatatatttataaaagaaatttattcaATACATTGAGAATTCATGAACATACAACGATCAATCATCTACATTACCAAACATTTGCCAGATATTTTCGATGATatcagctttcaaacgatcATGTTTATCTGAATTTCGAACTTCAGTGCGAATGCCAGACATATTATGGACATTCAAACTTTCTCTTCTTCGCACCTGGgaacttctgcttgactctCCCGACTCGAACTCTGATGTATCAATTTGATTGTATCCGTCTCTTTCGTTCTCGaatatcatattgtgcaatataACACAACATCTCATAATCCTTCCTATTTTTTCCTTGTCCCATTGTAAAGCTGGGTTTTTAACTATTGCAAATCtcgattgcaatactccaaaagcatgttcgacatcttttctggtggCTTCTTGGCGTTCAGCAAACCACactgctttaggaccttgaggaagtgagatggattggataaatgtaGCCCAATGCGGGTAAATTCCGTCAGTAAGGTAGTATGCCATATGATAGgtgtggttgttgaccttgaaattaactttaggtgctcgaccttgtaaaatgtcatcaaaaactggtgaccgatcaagaacattgatatcgttgagAGTACCTGGTAAACCGAAaaatgcgtgccatatccaaagattcTGTGATGCCATAgcttctaagacaattgtcggctttcctgaaCCACGTGTAAACTGCCCTCTCCAAGCCGTTGGacagtttttccactcccaatgcatacaatcgatgctgcctatcatccctggaaacccccgtacctctccaacatcgagtaatcgttgaagatcCGCCAGTGTAGGTCTTCTTAAATACTCAGCTCCAAACAATTGTATAATCCCATTAGTGAAATTATCCAAACATAAACGTGAAGTACTTTCACctagtcggagatattcgtcatacATATCTCCCGATTGTCCGTATGCCAGCATACGTATTgctgccgtacacttttgaagtgcagatAGCCCCAACCTTCCATGAGCATTTCTTCTTTGCTGAAAGTATGGCAGTTCAGTACTTAGGCTTTGGACTATGCGAAGGAACAATgttttgttcattcgaaaacggcGCCTAAACATTTCCGGCTGGTATGTTGGATTTTCTGCGAAATAATCCTTCCATAGTTGTTTGTGTCCTACTTCCCGCTCTCTTTCGATATAACTTCGTCGCTTCGGCTTGTTGGTTTGAGCATTAACCACTGAGTCGATTTAATTATCGACTACTTCGTCGACAATTTCATCTAAAGCTTCATCTACTTCAtcacttgatgaggaagacatcCTTTGtacatattcaaaaaaaaaaaaattattatcatattaattaaacaaaatgttgtttgtttcacatatttctttaaattgtattttaagaCAACAAAATGTCCGGtctttcatatataaaaaatgcaACGGTTcattagaaatatattatgtgaatatatcattttttcatacaaaaaaaagagaagttgCATTGGATATTATGTGATTATATCTTTTGTTTCATACAAACCTTAATTAAAATGTGTCATACAAACCTGAATACAAGGAGATACAAACCTGAATACAAGGAGAGAGAGTTGTTGTAGAGGATGATGAGGAAAGGAGTGGGTAGATACACAAATACTTTGTGTTTCACAAAGTCaagtgagaaagaaagagaagttgCATTGGAGATTTTATAAATGATAGCCAAAGAGAAGTgacaaacataatatatatagggAGACAATGTTTACACCCGTGAATGAAGTTATCAGGGGTAGATCCAACATTCTACACTTTCCCGTGATTGAAACCGACATACATAGAGCTAAAAGACAGGTACATAAAGCTAAAAGACAGGTAcataaaagaaacagagaaagcgTGAACCCGTGACCTGCAACACAAGTACAAGCATCCACCTCCACAAGTCAAGTAtccacctccacctcctgcAACCCGTGACCTGCAACACAAAACAGAACCGAATCaataaacttaaacaaaaagTCTAGACAACACTCAAGAAATCACATATCACTCTAGACAATACTCTACACAACACATTGTAAACCACAAAAAATAACCGACTGACCAACTCAAAGCATTTCAGATATCAGTTTATTCTTGAGTGTCTTTTCTTGATCAGAAAGTGTATCTGCATTTTTGCCTAAGAGACGATCAAGGATTTTCCGGTTTGATATGATAGTTTTCTTAGCTAGTATGCTCTCTATCTGATCAAGAGCTGCTTCATTCCCGTGCTTCTTTCGTTTCGCAGCTTTGGAAGCCTTAATACCAGGAGGCCTAACCTCTTCCAACTCAGGCTCTGTTTCCGCAGCTTCCTTTCTTTTCTCCTTTGGACCATCTCTGGAAACAGAGTTTGATCTccatttttgatcaaacctCAGTTCCCTCCACGCATGCTCGAGTGTGAACTTGAGCTGGTAGTCGTTAAAGAAGATGTCATGGGCAGACTTCATGACATCGTTCTCATTTTGACCACTAGCTTGTTCCTTCAATTCGGCCTCATAACTTCCCACAAACTTACAGACCTGCTCATTAACTCTTCTccacctctgcttacactgACTCCACTCTCTAGGAGCGAAGCCACTCAGCTGAGGGCTTGAATTGAAGTACTCTGCTATTCTATTCCAAAACGACCCTAACTTCTGCTGGTTACTAACTATCGGATCCTTGctggtgttcaaccaagcactgatcAGAACAATGTCTTCTTGTGTTGTCCACGTTTCCCAACCTGTTGTAGTACTCCTCTTTCCTCTTTGTATTTCTTCTATCTTCCCCGGGATCCATCTAAACAACAAAGATAAAGCAGATTACGATATAATCACGAAAAATTATGATGAAACGAACCATAAATCGAAACCACATGCAGATTTAAAACCATAACTCCAAACCCCCAAGTCGATTTCAGATCCCAAAtaaacaaaccctaaaaatcgatAAATCGAACCCCGCATGAGGTTTTACAACCATCAATCGAAACCCCCTTTTCCGATATCGAACCCAAACTCGAAACCACAAAATCTATTTCGACTCACCCACTTCGATTTCGACAACAAAAACGCTTGATTTAACCGTGAATCCACTCGATACTCACCTGGGCTCGTAGAGGAGACACTCTGTCGTCGATTAGATAGAGAAAAGTGAAGAACGGTCTGCGTCGCACCAAAATCGCCTTTCGGAGAGAAACCCTAGCTTTTTTAAGAAATGAGAGAAAATGCTTTCTCTCCGCTTTCCTCCTCGTGAACTCGCGAACGCGTCTCCAATGGGTGGGTGACACCTGGCATGAACCGGGCTCATACGGGGTCATTGCTAAGAGGCGGGTCGCGGAAATAAACccaatttttgatttatttaaggctTCCAGACCTATGAACCCGAGCCCATGAACCCCATTAGAACTCTCAATGCTGATGGCCTTATAATGTTAAGAATCCGATCAGACAATGTGGTAGCATTTGGATCACTGtcataaagaataaaatatcaaaattaatggAAGTTAGTGGAGATTGGTGAGTAGGATTTTAAGAGCATGTCGTGAGATTACGAGCCCCAGCTACCTATAGTACCACCAATTCTTAACtgatgttgttttcttctgTTCTTCAACAAATTTTCGGTAtagagaaacataaaaaattctaCATCCGCTGGCTTCAAATTGTAAACTCGCTCGTCCCGAAACGTGTCCATAAATTCCTGACCGTACCCTCACTGCACACAACGTCTGCTCGGTTGTGATATACatagatatacatatattgaTTGGAGAGGTATGATTTAAGGGTTGTGTTGTTTGAGGATGAAACAATTTGGGAATAGATGCTAAataccacatatatatatagatcaaaGAGGTGTGATTTAAGGGTTGTGGTGTTTGAGGATGAAACGATTCGAGTAAAGACGCTAGCTAAATACGATAGTTTTGATGACATAAACCACTCAGAGCGAGGAAATTTTATGTCCGTTAGAGCATGTACAACGGTATAAATGAGGCAATCCTTAGGAAAAATCCTTACTGCTTTTTgattaaagaaatattaaaagaaGAGGGAAAAGTTAAGGATGATCCTTAATTAAGGATTAAAATACCGAAGTCCTTATCGTGTTGGCACATCATGATTGGTCCGTTTTTGTGTCGTCTCTTGTTAGGGGAGAGAAAAAACACGCGACCCAACCTTATTTTATCTCGAACCCGAAAAAAAAGgcagaggagaaagagaagcgACAGAGAGGCGATTTGCGATCCCGACTTGTGAAGGTAAAATCCtatcttaatcttttttttttccttctcgaGTTTATGCATGTTGATTTCATCACGTTTTAGGGTTCGATTGAGGTGTTTTATAAAATCTAGGGTTTGAAATCGGATTGGGGATTTttttcgatttagggttttcgtcttggtttgttttttttttcattttcgcTTCGGTTGTTTGTTGTTATCGTCTCGATTAGAGGTTTAATCGATTGAGTTCACAATCGATTAAGGTTTTGGTTcttgatttgaaatttttttttttaataataatcgTCTCGATTTGATCAAATAACCAACGAAAAGTTATGAAAGTAAGcattcatatattaaaatgcATGTGCATGAGTAACCTGTGGAATTTTACAGTTTAAAATGCATGTGGATTAGTAAATGTCATCGTATATATAGTGAATGtgacaattttaaaattgttataatatCTTAATAACTGTATTTTTACAGTTACTACTTTTAAGAACTATTCCCCTTCATTCTAAGAgttgtattttttcataaaaagaatgagattaattttgttttcctaACAAGCAACTATATAttgaaaaagttttaaaagtagttaaaaatattcaaataagtGTATGTCTACATTTTTCAATAAGCAActattagaaatattaaatattttaataaatagttataatatCTTAATACGCGTATTTATTAGTTTAAGAGTTGTATCTTCTCATCGTAAGAATTGTGTCTTTTCATGTCAGAGGTTGTGTTTTCACTATAAAATGTGTCTTTTCATTTAAGAGTTGCATTGTTTTCAAAGAATTTgtcaaaatgtataaatatatatttttcatcttaatAATGTGTCTTTTCATCTAAGGGTTGCactggttttaaaaaaaaaatgttaaaatatataaaaatgtatcttttcatcataaaaattgcatttattaaaaaaaagttgtcaaAATGGATAAAGATGtatatttctctaaattaatgtaaaaagtgtcttttaatcttaaaaataaaatttatttaaaaatggtcataatatatatatgtatgtatatatattttcatcttaaaaatttatcttttcattttaagaattgtATTGATTTAAAAGAAGTTGTTAAAATGTATAAAGATGTGTCTTTTcatcttaaaaattaaatttgttaacaaaaagTTGTAAATATCTTAAAAGATGTATATTTTCTCCAAAAAATATCAAAGGTTGACTTTTCATCATAACTACATgtcttttcattttaagaattgcATTAGTCTAAAAGaagttattaaatatatataaaatgtgtattttcatcttaaaaaatacttttgttAAAATAAGTTGTCAAAATGTTTAAAGATATTATTGTAACCGTaggtgaatatatatatttagtgaagAATCAAAGCAATCTTTGGTATTAATTATTGCAATtgttaatcttatatattaaaacagaagtcacaaccttctttcatgtgtgatatttcatTTTGGACTATCTATTAGAAATTGTTCACTAAATATGTGTTTATTCGTttaactaaaacattttttgtcatacaattacaagaaaaaaaattatgccaAGAATATCGTGATTATAACCATATTTGAAAAactaatttgtttaaaataataaaaattagttgcatcttaagaaaatatgttaattaatgTGTACCcaattattttaactatttaaaacaatactttCTTTTATACGGTTATACCCGATATTGTAGAACATATATCTTCAAGTATAAACCATTAATCAAGATAATTAATGCCACTAGGTAGATACACAAAAAATTACTGTTCAAAGAAAATCTTTTCaaagatatattatttacaaaatactGGAATATTATTCAgttaattaaaacatattttgtccTACATTTAAAAGTCGAGATATGCTCAGCCAGTAATATCGTAAGTATAACCAgttttggaaaacaaaattcttaaagttaaataaaaattttcaaatttaccataaattagtttatcatatattCCCAAATATCTCCTCTTCATGCAAAAATGGAAGCTTTGTTAtaggcaatggaatgtatgaaaaatttacgacaatttcaggttacgtttgcaacggattgttctcaattggtgaagatggttccagcaccagaagaatgaccagtatttgcaagttatttggaggaTATAAAAAGCCTGAAGGAGAGTTATTCCAgagcagagattatctatgtaccaagaacgcagaacaagaaggcggatagcttagcccgcagtgctaggaaggaaacgtcttttgtagttcacatggatcaagatctctcAGTTTGattcacagagtcaatatgagtctgtaaagttgatgacaaaaaaaaaacatatattcccaaatatcttttaccattttaagcAATCTATACGTAGAGCATATCCACGAGTATAAGCTAGAAATATCTTCAGTTAGTTTGCCATTAAGTCAATATAcctaaaattatattcaataaaatctattcaaaaaaatatattgtttcttaaattttctacttatcttttttttttgaccaaaggCTTATTTTCGACGTATCTTCAATGCCACGATTAACATATACAATACGTTTTatataacttaaatatatatgcccttttaattttaatcaccattactatttacaatattatagtccaatattatttatcttttatgaTTTCTCATTTAGTTAATCTAATATTAGAAGTGTTATAACTAAAAAgggtataaaataaatatccttctatataaattaaaaatacatcaaaTCCAAAACCATGAAAAATGTTTCTATTAGCATTTATGTACTAACTAGAtgatttttccgtgctcatgcacggacataaatatttataaattaaatatactataataattgattgatatttacttttagttttaaattaatttataatttgtatgtataatttatattaataatattatattaattttaaata is part of the Brassica oleracea var. oleracea cultivar TO1000 unplaced genomic scaffold, BOL UnpScaffold00954, whole genome shotgun sequence genome and harbors:
- the LOC106320534 gene encoding glutathione S-transferase T3-like encodes the protein MTPYEPGSCQVSPTHWRRVREFTRRKAERKHFLSFLKKARVSLRKAILVRRRPFFTFLYLIDDRVSPLRAQMDPGEDRRNTKRKEEYYNSKDPIVSNQQKLGSFWNRIAEYFNSSPQLSGFAPREWSQCKQRWRRVNEQVCKFVGSYEAELKEQASGQNENDVMKSAHDIFFNDYQLKFTLEHAWRELRFDQKWRSNSVSRDGPKEKRKEAAETEPELEEVRPPGIKASKAAKRKKHGNEAALDQIESILAKKTIISNRKILDRLLGKNADTLSDQEKTLKNKLISEML